One stretch of Bacillus sp. 2205SS5-2 DNA includes these proteins:
- a CDS encoding alkaline phosphatase has product MKKTLYKMLLLVMVLAIAIGSIIGINQQNSNAKESTTKNRQLKNIIFMIGDGMGVSYITALRYLNDNPETVEMEPTALDPYLVGLQTTYSDDEKENITDSAAAATAMSAGVKTYNNAIAVDKDKLQVKTVLEQAKEYGMATGIVSTSEITHATPASFGAHEEKRKSQNAIADDFYDELVNGEHKIDVMLGGGTDFFDREDRNLIEMFQKDGYSYVTTAQELKKNKSKQILGLFAEDGMDKMIDRDEKQPSLAVLTESAIDRLKEDKDGFFLMIEGSEIDWAGHDNDVVAAMSEMKDFEKAFERVEEFAEENGETLVIVTADHSTGGFSIGAKGDYNWDPDPIKAAKRSPDFMARKIVTGSSVSETLAQYIDLELTQKEINSVKEAAANGSEKAVDDSIEEIFNKRSGSGWTTTVHTGEDVPVYAFGPEKEKFVGLIDNTDQAKFIFRILENKTKIKDGK; this is encoded by the coding sequence ATGAAAAAAACATTGTATAAAATGCTCCTGCTTGTGATGGTTTTAGCTATTGCAATTGGGAGTATTATAGGAATAAATCAACAAAATTCTAATGCAAAAGAAAGTACAACGAAAAATAGACAATTAAAAAATATTATATTTATGATTGGAGATGGAATGGGGGTTTCATATATAACGGCTCTTCGTTATCTGAATGATAATCCGGAAACCGTTGAAATGGAACCAACAGCGCTTGATCCTTACTTAGTGGGATTGCAAACTACCTACTCCGATGATGAAAAAGAAAATATAACAGACTCTGCAGCTGCTGCGACTGCGATGAGTGCAGGTGTAAAAACATATAATAATGCGATTGCAGTCGATAAGGATAAATTACAAGTGAAAACGGTGTTAGAGCAAGCGAAAGAATATGGTATGGCAACAGGAATTGTCTCCACCTCTGAAATTACTCATGCTACGCCAGCTTCATTCGGAGCACACGAGGAGAAACGTAAAAGCCAAAATGCCATAGCAGACGATTTTTATGATGAATTGGTTAACGGTGAACACAAAATCGATGTGATGCTAGGTGGAGGGACGGATTTCTTTGACCGTGAAGATCGAAATCTTATTGAAATGTTCCAAAAGGATGGCTATAGCTATGTCACAACAGCTCAAGAGCTTAAGAAGAATAAAAGCAAACAAATCTTGGGTCTTTTCGCAGAAGATGGAATGGATAAGATGATTGATCGTGATGAAAAACAACCAAGTCTTGCAGTGTTGACCGAATCAGCCATTGACCGACTAAAAGAAGATAAAGATGGCTTCTTCCTGATGATAGAAGGAAGTGAGATTGACTGGGCAGGTCATGATAATGATGTCGTTGCAGCGATGAGTGAAATGAAAGATTTTGAAAAAGCGTTTGAGCGTGTTGAAGAATTTGCGGAAGAAAACGGGGAAACACTGGTGATCGTTACAGCTGATCATTCAACTGGAGGATTCTCAATTGGAGCCAAGGGGGATTATAATTGGGATCCAGACCCGATTAAAGCAGCAAAACGCTCGCCGGATTTTATGGCTAGAAAAATAGTGACGGGTTCCTCTGTTTCCGAAACCCTTGCACAATATATAGACCTAGAACTTACGCAGAAGGAAATAAATTCTGTCAAGGAAGCAGCAGCGAATGGCAGTGAAAAAGCCGTTGATGACAGCATTGAAGAAATCTTTAACAAACGCTCAGGGTCTGGATGGACAACAACTGTTCATACGGGAGAGGATGTACCTGTTTATGCTTTTGGTCCGGAAAAAGAAAAATTTGTGGGTTTGATTGATAATACGGACCAAGCAAAATTCATTTTCCGGATTCTTGAAAATAAAACGAAAATTAAGGATGGAAAATAA